In Novosphingobium sp. RL4, the sequence GGGAACAGCGGACGGACCGGACGGTCGATCAGGCGGCTGGTCAGCGTTTCCTTTTCGGTGGCGCCGCGTTCGCGCTTGAAGAAGCCACCCGGGATGCGTCCTGCGGACGAAAACTTTTCCTGGTAGTGCACGGTCAGCGGGAAGAAGTCCTGGCCTTCCTTCACCGACTTGGCGGCGGTAACCGCGCAGAGCACGACCGTTTCGCCATAGGTGGCGAGGACCGCGCCGTCAGCCTGACGGGCAACGCGGCCGGTTTCCAGAGTGAGCGTCTTGCCGCCCCACTCCATGCTTACGGTTTTGACGTCGAACATAAGAGGTTTTCCTCAGCCCACCGGCCCTATTGCACGGCGGGGTTTACTGCCGGGTATGCCGTCCCGGTCCGGTATGGAGCCGCTGTGGGGCCCCTGGGTCTGCCGCCGAATTGCGGACCGACCCCTGATGCAAGAAGCGGCCCGCTAGGGGCCGCCTCCCGTTAGTCTTACTTACGCAGACCCAGCTTCTGGATCAGGGCGTTGTACCGCGCGACGTCCTTCTTCTTCAGGTAGTCGAGCAGCGAGCGGCGCTTGTTGACCATGGCCAGCAGACCGCGACGCGAGTGGTTGTCCTTGTGGTGAGCCTTGAAGTGCTCGGTCAGGTTGCGGATGCGCTCGGTGAGGATCGCGACCTGAACTTCCGGGCTGCCCGTGTCGCCAGCGACGCGTGCGTTGTCCGAAATGATGTCCTGCTTCTTTTCAGCGGTAACCGACATAAACTTTACTCCGCGACATCCGATAGGTTGAACCCCCTGACAACGCGGGCTTCGCCGCCCGAAAGCTCCATGAGCGCGACGGGAATGATCCCTTCTCGCGCCCAGCAGAGCCCGTCATCATGGGGCAGTCCGGTCAGAACGCGGCCCTGTCGGACCGCCCTTGCCTGCTCCGGACCGAGGTCGATGGCCGGGATGTCGTCCAGCCCCACCTCAAGTGGCAAGAGTATCTGTTCAAGCGGTGCGCCCTTGCCGATTTCGTTCAATTTGTCCAGAGAAATCGCGTGAGACAGGTCGAACGGGCCGGCCTTCACGCGGCGCAGCATGGTCACTGTTCCGCGCGTTCCAAGAGCTTGCGCGACGTCCCGGGCCAGGGATCGGATATAGGTTCCCTTGGAGACGTGGGCGAGCAATGTCGCCCCCTCTTCCGGATCGAATCGTTCGAGGCGCAAATCGAGGATAGTGACCGCGCGGGTCTTCAGCTCGACCTCCTGCCCGGCACGCGCAAGGTCGTAAGCCCGCTCGCCATCGACCTTCAGGGCGGAATAGATCGGCGGCACCTGTTCGATCGGGCCGGTGAAGCGCGGCAGCACCGCCTCCACCTGCTCAAGCGCCGGGCGCACGTCGCTTGTGGCGATCACTTTGCCTTCGAGGTCGAGCGTGTCGGTTTCCGAACCGAAGCGCACGGTGAAAAGGTAGCTCTTGCTGGCATCGAGCATGCGCCCGGCCAGCTTGGTCGCCTCGCCCAGCGCAACCGGCAGCACGCCGGTAGCCAGCGGATCGAGTGTGCCGCCGTGGCCGACCTTCACCTTCTTGCCATAGCCCGCCTCGCGCAAGTTGCGCTTCACGGCGGCGACGGCCTGCGTCGAGCCTAGCCCCAGCGGCTTGTCGAGGATGATCCAGCCATGCGGAGCCGGGCGAGTCTGGGCGGGTGCATTCATCCCTCTCCCCAAGTCGCGCCGGGCCGGTTTGTCAACGATCGTCCGCCGAAACGGCGGCTCAGTATCCTGCCACGAACTGCGCGAGGGCGTAGTAGTGCCCCGTCGCCCACATGACCGGCGGCACCACAAGGCGGCCGACCAGCCCCCACTGCGGGAAGAAGTAGGGAACGACGAGCAGGAGCACGATCAACAGCGGGAAACCATAGGGGCGAAGCCGTGCATAGGGCTCCGCCAGCCCGCGCGGCAGCAGTCCCTCGACGATGTGCGATCCGTCGAACGGCGGGATCGGCAGGAGGTTGAACAGCGCGAGGAAGACGTTGATCATGATGAAGTTGTTGAGGTTCTGCCCGGCGAACTGAAGCACATCGCTCTCGGACGACCCCGCCAGCCTCACCAGCAGTCCCAGCAGCACCGCGCCGATCGCCGCCAGCACGAGATTGGAAACCGGCCCCGCCGCCGCGACCACCATCATCCCCCGCTTCGGATCGCGCAGGCGCCAGCGGTTGACCGGCACCGGCTTGGCCCATCCGAAGATCGGCGCGCCCCCCAGCGCCAGCGCGCCGGGGAGGATGACCGTGCCCACAGGATCGACGTGGCGCAGCGGATTGAGCGACAGCCGCCGCTGCTCCCGCGCGGTGGGGTCGCCCAGCGCGAGCGCGGTCCAGCCATGCGCCACTTCGTGGAAGACGATGGCAAGGATCAGGGGAATGACGAGCGCCGCGGCCTGCAGCAGGGTCTGGTTCATGCCCGTGATCTAGGTGCGCAGGCGCTCGCCCGCAATGGGCCCGTCACCGCCCGAGCGCTTCGCCGAAATGCTTGCGGCACAGCGCCACATAGCGATCGTTGCCGCCGATCTCGGTCTGCGCGCCTTCGTGGACGGCGCCGCCCGCGGCATCGACCCGCAAGTTCATCGTCGCCTTGCGGCCGCAGTGGCACACGGCTTTCAGTTCGATCAGGGCATCGGAGATACCCAGCAATACCGCCGAACCGGGGAACAGTTCGCCCCGGAAATCGGTGCGCAGCCCGTAGCACAGCACCGGGATGTTCAGCCGGTCGGCGATATGGGCGCATTGCCAGGCCTGCCCGGGCGTCAGGAACTGCGCCTCGTCGACCAGCACGCAGGACAGCGGCTCCACCGCGTGGACCGCCTTCACGTGTGCCACCAGGTCGGTGTCCGTCAGGAAACGGCGCGCTTCGGCATGGAGGCCGATGCGGCTTTCGATCGCGTGATCCTCGCCCCGCGCCTCGCTGCGGTCGTCCAGCCCCGCGGTCCAGAGCATCGTGCGCATGCCGCGTTCGTGGTAATTGAAATTCGCCTGAAGCAAAGTCGCCGACTTCCCGGCATTCATGCTGGCATAGTAGAAATAGAGCTTGGCCATCGCGACTGGGGATAACATGCGTATTCCCGGCCTGCACGGCACACGCGGCGATTGTCCCCGCTTGAATGAATTGTTCCGCCGCTATCTAATCCCGCTCGAACGACAACCGTGGTTGGAGTTGGGCATGAAGAGATGGATCGCCGTCATCGTGATCTTCGCGCTGGCCGGGCTGACCACCGGGTATCTGGCGCTCGCTCCGCGTGCCGCCCATGCCACCGGCTCGCTGCGGCAATTGCTGGACCCGCTGGACCAGCGCGCCGCCGATCTCGTTTCGCTCCTTGGCCATACCGGCGCGCTGATCGCACCGCTCGCGCTGGCTCTCGTGCTGTCGCTGGCCGTTCTCCTCGCCGCCCGCTTCGCGCGCCGCAAGCCCGCGCCCGGTCCGGTCTGGCGGCCCGAACCGCTGACCGACGAACAGCGCATCGCCGGGCCGCACGGCCGGTTCGCGCCCTCGCCGCCAACCACCGGCGAACTCGCAGACTTCGCTCCTCCGCCGCGCCCCGTCGTCCTTGTCCGCAAGCCGCGCGAGCGCGAGCGCGACTGGTTCGGCGATGGAAGCTGGCTCGGCGGCCTGCCCCGGCTCGGCAAGACCCCGTGGCCGAGAGACGAGAACGGCGTGCCGCTGCCCTTCGCCGCGCAGATCGATCTGGCGGAACTCGCCGCGGCATGCCCGGAAAGCCCGCTGCCGCATCAGGGTTCGCTTGCCTTCTTCGCCGGTCCGGGCGCGGTCATCCCGGTGCCGCCGGGCAGCGGCGATTTCTCCGCCCCGCCTGCCCAGCTGCCTCCTGCCGATGACGAAGGCGGCCATGCGCTTCCCACTGATGCCGCCCGTCTCGGCCACAGCTTCTTTCCATACTGGCCGGTGGAGCCGGTCGCCATCACCCTGCCTGACGAACTGAACGATTACCGCGAGATCGGAAACGACGAGGCGATCGAACAGGCCATGCTGGATCGCCTGCGCGCCCGCTATCCCCTGCGGACCGGGCCATTCACGGTGGAAGAGCCGGTTACCTGGATGTGGTGGCACGGCGCGATCCATCTGGCCACGGAGTTCCGCGCCGCGATGGACCGCGCCCCGCGCCTGATCGCATTGCGAGAGGACCGCACCGCGGCCGCCCGCGCCGATCTCGACATGCTGGAAGACGATCCCTCGACCACCCCGCTCCAGCTCGAAGCGGCGCGGCGCGCGCTGGATCGGGAAGATGCGCGGCTTCGGTCCATCCGGGCGCAGTACGAAGCCCTCCCGCAGGTCATCGCCGCGATGGACGGCTTCGTCGACGGCCGCGATCCCTGGGCGCCGCTGGGCGCGGAGGAACTGGCGGTGGTGCGGGACGTGCTCTCTCACGTCCACCGGGACTGCGGGGAACTGGTCCGGCAACACGCGCCCCGCAGCCCTGCGGAACTGGCGGCGCTTTCACTGCGGGCGATGGTTTCGGGACCGCCGGAAGCGCTGCCGCAGATCCCGGATGCGGAACTGGCGCGGATCAACGCGGGCTTCCGCCTCGCCAACCTGCACCAGCACCAGGTCTTCGGCCCCGGCAGCCGCCACCACGCCGCGCGCGACGATCATCGCGGCGACGTGCTGCTGCTGCAGCTCGGCCATGACGACATGATG encodes:
- the rpsO gene encoding 30S ribosomal protein S15, which gives rise to MSVTAEKKQDIISDNARVAGDTGSPEVQVAILTERIRNLTEHFKAHHKDNHSRRGLLAMVNKRRSLLDYLKKKDVARYNALIQKLGLRK
- the truB gene encoding tRNA pseudouridine(55) synthase TruB, with product MNAPAQTRPAPHGWIILDKPLGLGSTQAVAAVKRNLREAGYGKKVKVGHGGTLDPLATGVLPVALGEATKLAGRMLDASKSYLFTVRFGSETDTLDLEGKVIATSDVRPALEQVEAVLPRFTGPIEQVPPIYSALKVDGERAYDLARAGQEVELKTRAVTILDLRLERFDPEEGATLLAHVSKGTYIRSLARDVAQALGTRGTVTMLRRVKAGPFDLSHAISLDKLNEIGKGAPLEQILLPLEVGLDDIPAIDLGPEQARAVRQGRVLTGLPHDDGLCWAREGIIPVALMELSGGEARVVRGFNLSDVAE
- a CDS encoding site-2 protease family protein; the encoded protein is MNQTLLQAAALVIPLILAIVFHEVAHGWTALALGDPTAREQRRLSLNPLRHVDPVGTVILPGALALGGAPIFGWAKPVPVNRWRLRDPKRGMMVVAAAGPVSNLVLAAIGAVLLGLLVRLAGSSESDVLQFAGQNLNNFIMINVFLALFNLLPIPPFDGSHIVEGLLPRGLAEPYARLRPYGFPLLIVLLLVVPYFFPQWGLVGRLVVPPVMWATGHYYALAQFVAGY
- a CDS encoding thymidine kinase; translated protein: MAKLYFYYASMNAGKSATLLQANFNYHERGMRTMLWTAGLDDRSEARGEDHAIESRIGLHAEARRFLTDTDLVAHVKAVHAVEPLSCVLVDEAQFLTPGQAWQCAHIADRLNIPVLCYGLRTDFRGELFPGSAVLLGISDALIELKAVCHCGRKATMNLRVDAAGGAVHEGAQTEIGGNDRYVALCRKHFGEALGR
- a CDS encoding DUF1963 domain-containing protein translates to MKRWIAVIVIFALAGLTTGYLALAPRAAHATGSLRQLLDPLDQRAADLVSLLGHTGALIAPLALALVLSLAVLLAARFARRKPAPGPVWRPEPLTDEQRIAGPHGRFAPSPPTTGELADFAPPPRPVVLVRKPRERERDWFGDGSWLGGLPRLGKTPWPRDENGVPLPFAAQIDLAELAAACPESPLPHQGSLAFFAGPGAVIPVPPGSGDFSAPPAQLPPADDEGGHALPTDAARLGHSFFPYWPVEPVAITLPDELNDYREIGNDEAIEQAMLDRLRARYPLRTGPFTVEEPVTWMWWHGAIHLATEFRAAMDRAPRLIALREDRTAAARADLDMLEDDPSTTPLQLEAARRALDREDARLRSIRAQYEALPQVIAAMDGFVDGRDPWAPLGAEELAVVRDVLSHVHRDCGELVRQHAPRSPAELAALSLRAMVSGPPEALPQIPDAELARINAGFRLANLHQHQVFGPGSRHHAARDDHRGDVLLLQLGHDDMMEWNWGELGLYQFWIAPHDLAEGRWDKVALTFEAG